One window of the Prochlorococcus marinus XMU1411 genome contains the following:
- a CDS encoding DUF4332 domain-containing protein, whose protein sequence is MEIKTFLDFLPNNFRHEKSFFIQNNLTDFEKLSNLSDLDINEILRKSSLCTLNNLKKIRAIAIFQKEIGIAPPKAYLLLHCGISSVKSLALSTPYELERKIGRLERTLRIKTETGTTFTLLKEWIKKAGQIYKSI, encoded by the coding sequence ATGGAAATCAAAACCTTTTTAGATTTTTTACCAAATAACTTTAGACATGAAAAATCTTTTTTTATTCAAAATAATCTAACTGACTTTGAAAAACTAAGTAATCTTTCTGACCTTGACATAAATGAGATTCTAAGAAAATCTTCGCTATGTACGTTGAATAATCTAAAGAAAATTAGGGCTATAGCTATTTTTCAAAAAGAAATTGGAATTGCTCCACCGAAAGCATATTTACTTTTACATTGCGGTATATCTTCTGTTAAATCATTAGCACTTTCTACTCCTTACGAATTAGAACGCAAAATTGGCAGATTAGAAAGAACTCTTAGAATAAAAACCGAGACAGGCACAACTTTTACTCTCTTAAAAGAATGGATTAAAAAAGCTGGTCAAATCTACAAATCTATTTGA